In the genome of Trypanosoma brucei gambiense DAL972 chromosome 4, complete sequence, the window CGATAGGTTTGCTAGTGCCTGCGAGTTGTACGTTAGGTCTACCTGGGAGCGTACCTCTCAATAGATGATGTGGAATGGACATCTGAGGCGCCGGTATCGAGGGATTCTTCCAGTGGTATCAGCGCCCCTGAGTCATCATTATTGATGCCCCACCTATTTGTTGTTGagtttacttttcctttccccttttaaaCTGTTTAATTAATTGTCAAGAAGTATTTTGGAGAGGAGTGTAAGTCCAGTGGTAAGGAAGTGAGATGCAATGGTTCCTTCCCGCGAGCTGTCCATACCTCTCTATACTCGTGGAAGAAACAATCGGGCGGAGTAATTAACGcttattttttgcttgtgccatatttttttttttttttgattctgcactttccctctcctAATCTAGGCCAGTGTTTACGTTGTTACCCGGACAGTTCAAAATTTTGCTATGTACTTCCTCCTTAGCCCTCGTGTTTCCCTTGTACCTATAACGGAACTGCTGTGGTGCCTAtagcttttccttttttcataTATACTTTTTAAGTTCGCCAACGTGTGCTCCAAAGCACTTGTGGATCGACCCACAAGCGGTAGTAGCTGCCACGAACTCAGTAattaaagaagaggagaggtGATAACTGACCTTTAGTTCAAGTACGGGTAAGGTTTCGCTTCAGGAAAAAGCGGCCGGAGAGGGGAGATATAGCAGAGTGAAGCTTGGGGTGTCGCAACCCTAGGAAAAGATTGTGTTTGGCTTCGTTTGGAGGCTAGTCGTTTGTACCTGAGATCGATCGTGCGCTGCGGTAGGACCCTTTTTGTAGTGTTGTACGGTAGCTTGGGTTGAAAAATGCATCAACACGGCAAGACATCGGGAACAGATGGTAGCGGGGCAACAGTTTCCCAGTCTTCCTCGGGTTTCATGGAGACTCCGTGGCGCATCTTTGAGTACGGTGTGGCATCGGAGCAGGGCTCCCGGAAGACGATGGAAGATCAACACGCCATGGTGGCAGAATCGTTTCCATTCTTTGCCGTTTACGATGGGCACGGCGGCACGCAATGCGCTGAATTTCTTCGGGACAATCTCCACACGTTCATTTTTGGCCAGCCGGAGATCGAGACCGACCCCGAGCGTGCAACACGTGCCGGGATAGCGGAGGCCGAAAATGCCTTCCTGACAAAGTGTGCTGACGAGAAAATTGAGTCGGGCAGTACTTGTGCTGTGGCCTTGGTAGTAGATGACACTCTGATCGCGGGGAATGTCGGCGACTCGGAGATAGTGCTGTGTCGTGCTGGCGCACCCATTGTTCTGTCAACAAAACATAGCATTCAGGACAACGTGTCTGAGGGGGAGCGCGTGAAAGCCTGCGGTGGTAGGATAATAAGCAACCGTGTGGGGCACCCCAAATTTAACCCTCAGTTACTGAGCCTCGCCATCACACGTGCTATAGGTGATGCTGGTTTTAAGCTACGCGAATTCACTGATGGCAAACCGTCCGGTGTTATTGCCGACGCGGAGACACGATCCACAAGATTGACGGATGACGACAAGTTTCTGATCATTGGTTGCGACGGATTGTGGGATGTTATGTCGTACGAAGCGGCAGTGCAGCTCTGCTCTCGCCTCGCCTCTGAG includes:
- a CDS encoding protein phosphatase 2C, putative; its protein translation is MHQHGKTSGTDGSGATVSQSSSGFMETPWRIFEYGVASEQGSRKTMEDQHAMVAESFPFFAVYDGHGGTQCAEFLRDNLHTFIFGQPEIETDPERATRAGIAEAENAFLTKCADEKIESGSTCAVALVVDDTLIAGNVGDSEIVLCRAGAPIVLSTKHSIQDNVSEGERVKACGGRIISNRVGHPKFNPQLLSLAITRAIGDAGFKLREFTDGKPSGVIADAETRSTRLTDDDKFLIIGCDGLWDVMSYEAAVQLCSRLASEGETPKAIAGSLCQEALRQGSTDNVTCIYINIRAKSSAPGCGQLGSGDPLHNM